In the genome of Polaribacter atrinae, one region contains:
- a CDS encoding outer membrane beta-barrel protein has product MSLGTDFSKTDSDSQKYSKNILVNSDKTVIQDQINTTYSNSSNSSDISFNAFWSKELFTNFRLMPRYKATVITTKSEKYIYDFDDASEEYNDFNELLSSDSKYVTTTLRPALKLRYQYKELRFEVEGAYTNTYRDYEDELVTARDFKADFDYLTYSGRVRYRDENGYKNISLEYDQNVDLPSVGQLQPVENVSNITHVIVGNPLLKPGISHNARFQYQNNLAYNNINISGNLRAQFIKDKIINSTITDADLNRYTTYSNIDGDYSYTGNVAVSKSYFNRKTNINLNARFNANYKNSLSIQNDVKFTAKTTVLKPSFSFSYSYDNKVDVTTTYSYSQNKSIYDTDAFNDNSYFVQNLDINSNVFFLKNSFLSNRVSYRYNSRVGDEFDGDAVFLNAGLGVELWDNKATLSVVAYDMLGKNNGYRRSVTETYIQDVENKILEQYFMLTFVYKFGSFAGQKMNVQGKNRSGGGRSRGGSRRN; this is encoded by the coding sequence CTAAAAACATTCTTGTTAATAGTGATAAAACAGTTATTCAAGATCAAATTAATACGACCTATAGTAATAGTAGTAATAGTAGTGATATTAGTTTTAATGCCTTTTGGAGTAAAGAATTATTTACAAATTTTAGGTTAATGCCTAGATATAAGGCAACAGTTATTACTACAAAAAGTGAAAAGTATATTTATGATTTTGATGATGCATCAGAAGAATATAATGATTTTAATGAGCTACTAAGTTCAGATAGTAAATATGTTACCACAACCTTAAGGCCTGCATTAAAATTAAGATATCAGTATAAAGAACTTCGTTTTGAGGTAGAAGGAGCTTATACAAACACTTACAGAGATTATGAAGATGAGTTGGTAACTGCTCGTGATTTTAAGGCAGATTTTGACTATTTAACCTATTCAGGAAGAGTGCGCTATAGAGATGAAAATGGATATAAAAATATCTCATTAGAGTATGATCAAAATGTAGATTTACCATCCGTAGGGCAGTTACAACCCGTAGAAAATGTAAGTAATATTACACATGTAATTGTAGGTAATCCGCTTTTAAAACCAGGAATAAGTCATAATGCACGTTTTCAATATCAAAATAATTTAGCGTACAATAATATCAATATTTCAGGAAACCTTAGAGCTCAATTTATTAAAGATAAAATTATAAATTCTACCATTACAGATGCCGATCTAAATAGGTACACCACTTATAGTAATATTGATGGTGATTATTCTTATACTGGAAATGTAGCGGTTTCAAAATCGTATTTTAACAGAAAAACAAATATCAATTTAAATGCACGTTTTAATGCGAACTATAAGAATAGTTTGTCTATTCAAAATGATGTGAAATTTACAGCAAAAACAACCGTTTTAAAACCTTCATTTTCTTTTAGCTATTCTTATGATAACAAAGTTGATGTAACTACAACATACAGTTATTCTCAAAATAAGAGTATTTATGATACCGATGCGTTTAATGATAACAGTTATTTTGTGCAGAATTTAGATATAAACTCTAACGTGTTTTTTCTTAAAAATTCATTTTTATCTAATAGGGTTTCTTATCGTTACAATAGTAGGGTAGGTGATGAGTTTGATGGAGATGCCGTTTTTTTGAATGCAGGCTTAGGTGTTGAGCTTTGGGATAACAAAGCAACACTTTCTGTTGTGGCTTACGATATGCTTGGAAAAAATAATGGTTATAGAAGATCTGTAACAGAAACCTATATTCAAGACGTAGAAAATAAAATTCTAGAACAATATTTTATGCTAACTTTTGTATATAAGTTTGGTAGTTTTGCTGGTCAAAAAATGAATGTTCAAGGAAAAAATAGAAGTGGTGGAGGGCGTTCTAGAGGAGGTTCTAGAAGAAATTGA
- a CDS encoding tyrosine-type recombinase/integrase, with translation MKYSFKLKHPNQEKETLIYFTSSFKNEGKTFVYSTGEKIEPKFWDFKNKLPLSRGKTSKFSNSIKLQLDRHSNLFLETASLYKKMKEDFTSKTLKSAFDEEFKKTTGKANVFFEAYDAFTAEKTNSKEWSAATVKRYKNIKNLLTKFENEKKYKLTFTSVNDRFYSEFTAYCLDDLKHINNTYSRNLGLIKTFLFWSLKNKYTYNDSFISFKKLERVITKQIALTIEDLNKLLEFDFDLEKHERVRDVFVFACVTGMRFGELSLIKKSNVTNENIILKEDKDLSKPAREIPLTSISKYLLKKYDYKLPLIANQKQNEYIKEVFQELGYTDLVQKVTTKGKENIKVEMFYYDRISTHTARRTFITMMKRQGKSDKLIASITGHRDMKTLNQYYQVSEPEKKEAMDEVFNIPLPKLKKA, from the coding sequence ATGAAATACTCTTTTAAGCTAAAGCATCCGAATCAAGAAAAAGAAACACTTATCTACTTTACATCATCTTTCAAAAATGAGGGTAAAACTTTTGTTTATTCTACAGGTGAAAAAATTGAGCCCAAGTTTTGGGATTTTAAAAATAAGCTACCATTGTCAAGGGGTAAAACTTCTAAGTTTTCTAATAGTATAAAATTACAATTAGATAGACATTCAAACCTTTTCTTAGAAACAGCTAGTTTATATAAGAAAATGAAAGAGGATTTTACATCAAAAACGTTGAAGTCAGCTTTTGATGAAGAGTTTAAAAAAACTACAGGCAAAGCAAATGTTTTTTTTGAAGCTTATGATGCTTTTACTGCTGAGAAAACAAATAGTAAAGAATGGTCAGCTGCTACTGTTAAAAGATATAAGAATATTAAAAATTTACTTACAAAATTCGAAAATGAAAAAAAATATAAACTAACTTTTACTAGTGTTAATGATCGTTTTTATAGTGAGTTTACAGCTTATTGTTTGGATGATTTAAAGCATATTAATAATACGTATTCTAGGAATTTAGGATTGATAAAAACATTTTTGTTTTGGTCTTTAAAAAATAAATACACATATAATGATTCTTTTATTTCCTTTAAGAAACTTGAAAGAGTAATAACAAAACAAATAGCCTTAACAATTGAAGACTTAAATAAATTACTTGAGTTTGATTTTGATTTAGAAAAACATGAAAGAGTAAGAGACGTTTTTGTTTTTGCTTGTGTTACAGGGATGAGATTTGGTGAATTATCATTGATAAAGAAAAGTAATGTAACCAACGAAAATATAATTCTTAAAGAAGATAAAGATCTCTCAAAGCCAGCAAGAGAAATACCGCTAACAAGTATTTCAAAATATCTCTTAAAAAAATACGATTATAAACTTCCTTTAATAGCTAATCAAAAGCAAAACGAGTATATCAAAGAGGTTTTTCAAGAACTTGGATATACAGACCTTGTTCAGAAAGTAACTACTAAAGGGAAAGAAAATATAAAGGTAGAAATGTTTTACTATGACAGAATAAGTACTCATACCGCTAGAAGAACCTTTATTACAATGATGAAGAGACAGGGGAAGAGCGATAAATTAATTGCATCTATTACTGGACATAGAGATATGAAAACGCTAAATCAGTATTATCAAGTTAGTGAACCAGAAAAGAAAGAAGCTATGGACGAAGTGTTTAATATTCCATTACCTAAATTGAAAAAAGCATAA
- a CDS encoding helix-turn-helix domain-containing protein — MDNTHLLIQSSDLKEVKSLLNQILNRPKEDLSQKLYTVKEASSLFKVTELTVRNKIKAGEIKAFKIGDSVRIKHEEIFNSLQEVKSIKYKRKA, encoded by the coding sequence ATGGACAACACTCATTTATTAATACAATCTTCGGATTTAAAAGAAGTAAAGAGTTTATTAAACCAAATACTTAATAGACCTAAAGAAGACCTAAGTCAAAAACTGTATACAGTTAAAGAAGCAAGCTCGCTTTTTAAAGTTACAGAACTTACCGTACGAAATAAAATAAAGGCTGGTGAAATAAAAGCTTTTAAAATTGGAGATTCAGTTCGTATCAAACACGAAGAAATCTTTAATTCACTTCAAGAAGTAAAATCAATAAAATACAAAAGAAAAGCGTAA
- a CDS encoding VapE domain-containing protein codes for MDNEELYINNKLLKNTTVYDTIHKYVNGRYEIVLNIITHELLIRYKGSKEWEVLNEKSLMIELTKKKIKFKKFELETYLGSNYIKQINPLKQYFNNLNKWDGVDHIKNLTSYIPTDDNVFFEYHLKKWLGRSIKTALEENFYNKQCLVFLQEKQNSGKSSLCRFFCPPELKKHIAENISDDKDGLIQLCKNLLINLDEIDKLSIKYINAYKSMFSKTHINIRLPYAKNNSHQTRNCSFIGSTNLINFLRDETGNVRWVCIELIGQIDFNYSKDIDINKVWEQAFHLAYKDKSFNCDLTVNDIKENEERNENYKHTTIEEELINQLFEKSDNRDDFMTTTTITMIIKKEYSSVSHITIGKILRKLKFKRVNSRTTGVKGYLIQLRKK; via the coding sequence ATGGATAATGAAGAACTATACATAAATAATAAATTACTAAAGAACACTACAGTGTATGATACGATTCATAAATATGTGAACGGTAGATATGAAATCGTACTCAATATAATAACACACGAATTACTAATTAGGTACAAAGGCTCTAAAGAATGGGAAGTTCTCAATGAAAAATCTTTAATGATTGAACTAACCAAAAAGAAAATTAAATTTAAAAAATTTGAATTAGAAACATATTTAGGTTCTAATTATATAAAACAAATTAACCCCTTAAAGCAATACTTTAATAATCTTAATAAATGGGATGGAGTAGATCATATTAAAAACCTAACCTCATACATTCCAACTGATGATAATGTGTTTTTTGAATATCACTTAAAAAAATGGCTTGGAAGAAGTATAAAAACTGCATTGGAAGAAAACTTCTACAACAAGCAATGTCTTGTGTTTCTTCAAGAAAAACAAAATTCGGGAAAGAGTAGTCTATGTAGGTTTTTTTGTCCGCCTGAATTAAAAAAACATATCGCAGAGAACATCAGTGATGATAAAGATGGATTAATCCAACTGTGTAAAAACCTCTTAATCAATCTAGATGAAATAGATAAACTTTCGATAAAATACATAAACGCTTATAAATCGATGTTTTCAAAAACACACATAAACATAAGGCTACCGTACGCAAAAAACAATTCACATCAGACCCGAAATTGCTCCTTTATAGGCTCAACTAACCTCATAAATTTTTTAAGAGATGAAACAGGTAATGTTAGATGGGTTTGCATTGAACTCATAGGACAAATTGATTTTAATTACTCAAAAGACATCGATATCAATAAGGTTTGGGAGCAAGCTTTTCATCTAGCTTACAAGGACAAAAGTTTTAATTGTGATTTAACTGTGAATGACATAAAAGAAAATGAAGAAAGGAATGAAAACTATAAGCACACAACTATCGAAGAAGAGTTAATAAATCAACTGTTTGAAAAATCTGATAATAGAGATGATTTTATGACAACCACAACAATTACAATGATAATTAAGAAAGAGTATTCATCCGTAAGCCACATAACGATTGGTAAAATTTTAAGAAAATTAAAGTTCAAGCGGGTTAACAGCAGAACCACAGGAGTAAAAGGATACTTAATTCAGTTACGAAAAAAATAA
- a CDS encoding toprim domain-containing protein, with amino-acid sequence MNCKKAKIIDLVSYLKKQGFRTGKTTIKDVWFYSPFRKNERTPSFKVDIVKNAWYDFSEGVGGTIIDFIMKYNNCSIKEALVILSGGTFSIHQQKEHVKNEQTPTYSIKKVTELTNQILLDYLSSRKINLTFAKRFCFQVHYSFSEGKDLFGIGFMNDIGGLEIRNKFFKGCLGKKEITTINNNSDVVSIFESWSDFLSYLTLKKEIPKENFIILNSTSMIKKVIDLLGDYSIIKVFLDNDTSGDQATNFLIENTNNKIIDKRIDYKNFNDLNDYLMNQN; translated from the coding sequence ATGAATTGTAAAAAAGCAAAAATAATAGATTTAGTTTCTTATCTGAAAAAACAAGGTTTTAGAACAGGTAAAACCACTATAAAAGACGTTTGGTTTTACTCTCCTTTTAGAAAAAATGAAAGAACCCCATCATTTAAAGTAGACATTGTCAAAAACGCTTGGTATGATTTCTCTGAAGGTGTTGGAGGAACAATAATTGACTTTATAATGAAATACAATAATTGTTCTATTAAAGAAGCCTTAGTTATTTTATCAGGAGGTACTTTTTCTATTCACCAGCAAAAAGAACATGTTAAGAATGAACAAACGCCAACCTATTCTATTAAAAAAGTAACAGAATTAACGAATCAAATATTATTAGATTATTTAAGTAGTAGGAAAATCAATTTAACATTTGCAAAGCGATTTTGTTTTCAAGTTCATTACTCTTTTTCTGAGGGTAAAGATTTATTCGGAATTGGTTTTATGAATGATATAGGAGGATTGGAAATTAGAAATAAATTCTTTAAAGGTTGCTTAGGAAAGAAAGAAATTACAACCATAAATAATAATTCTGATGTTGTTTCAATATTTGAATCTTGGTCTGATTTCCTTTCTTATCTCACTTTGAAAAAAGAAATACCTAAAGAAAATTTTATCATTTTAAACTCTACTTCTATGATAAAAAAAGTTATTGATTTACTAGGAGATTATTCTATAATCAAAGTTTTCCTTGACAACGATACTAGCGGAGACCAAGCTACCAATTTTTTAATAGAAAATACAAATAATAAAATTATAGACAAAAGAATTGATTACAAAAACTTCAATGATTTAAATGATTATTTAATGAATCAAAATTAA
- a CDS encoding plasmid mobilization protein: MKSDSNNKVKVVFYLNAEDKEVIKIQCESLQIKPSFFYRNAVLEKLGKPIFTKKVHDLDTKKYLTSLIRIGNNLNQIAKKLNSNEQFLIKDQQVVLNEIKHINNHIIEINSKL, encoded by the coding sequence ATGAAATCAGATTCAAACAATAAAGTAAAGGTCGTTTTTTACCTCAATGCAGAGGATAAAGAAGTCATTAAAATTCAATGTGAATCATTACAAATAAAACCTTCTTTTTTTTACAGAAATGCAGTTTTAGAAAAATTAGGTAAACCAATATTTACAAAAAAAGTACATGATTTAGATACTAAGAAATATTTGACTTCTTTAATTAGAATTGGAAATAATTTAAATCAGATAGCAAAGAAATTAAATTCAAATGAGCAATTTTTAATCAAAGACCAACAAGTCGTTTTGAACGAAATTAAACATATCAATAACCACATTATAGAAATCAATTCAAAATTATAA
- a CDS encoding relaxase/mobilization nuclease domain-containing protein, giving the protein MIAKLESIAYLQNALDYCERGGELIASNKCIGNSTEINSQIERNNALNDRCVKNTFHIKIRIAPEDKGKLNTQEWIDISNDYAKMIGFKENPYAVYMHEEGTNKEHIHIVASRIQSNNLAVSDSYTHYQNMDFCRMIENKYKLRQVKRVLEAVKKQEVFVKGDKRIAPLEEKIKSAINQSDSFEDFEFHLKNMGVKTKKGRGIGFIDEKGVYIKGSDIDRKYSLKGIEKQLSYEEQEKRMNKKNRGFKM; this is encoded by the coding sequence ATGATCGCTAAATTAGAATCCATAGCATACTTACAAAATGCGCTTGATTATTGTGAACGTGGAGGAGAATTAATAGCGTCCAATAAATGTATCGGAAATAGTACTGAAATAAACTCTCAGATAGAAAGAAACAACGCTCTTAATGATAGATGTGTAAAAAATACTTTTCATATCAAAATAAGAATTGCTCCAGAAGACAAAGGAAAATTAAATACCCAAGAATGGATTGATATTTCAAACGATTATGCTAAAATGATTGGTTTTAAAGAGAATCCTTATGCTGTGTATATGCATGAAGAAGGTACAAATAAGGAACATATTCATATTGTAGCATCACGTATACAATCTAATAATTTAGCAGTTAGTGATAGTTACACGCATTATCAAAATATGGACTTTTGTAGAATGATAGAAAACAAGTACAAGCTAAGACAAGTAAAACGTGTATTAGAAGCAGTAAAAAAACAGGAGGTATTTGTGAAAGGAGATAAAAGAATTGCACCATTGGAAGAAAAAATTAAATCTGCTATTAATCAATCTGATTCTTTTGAAGATTTTGAATTTCATTTAAAAAATATGGGAGTTAAAACAAAAAAAGGTAGAGGAATAGGTTTTATAGATGAAAAAGGTGTTTATATAAAAGGTTCTGATATTGATAGAAAATATTCTTTAAAAGGGATTGAAAAACAATTATCATATGAAGAACAAGAAAAACGAATGAATAAAAAAAACAGGGGTTTTAAAATGTAA
- a CDS encoding DUF7149 domain-containing protein: MNKTNTRKALNPAYRKHKPLRKDVTNFIVQLQDCINAVKLSDDNGESEEHIKSHFTTFFNTTFYANNYINTKDRIDLAIYLEDKPTSDIGVIIEAKKPSNKAEFLREDNLNRKALQELLLYYLRERLDNNNNNIKHLIATNGYEWYLFKSEDFYNYFFKNKALIKEYKDFRDGLKDTTKNELFYNEIAKKYIAEIEQDLPFVHLDFTKTNLSKLKDGNLNTLYKIFSDVHILGHPFGNDSNQLNKTFYNELLHIIGLEEVKDKGKKIINRKEVKDRDYASLLENTIFHLEDRDYLSNIKSIPNGVDKPFNAGLELCLTWVNRILFLKLLESQLLTYHQNDEKYKFLNAKFINGFDDLNDLFFSALAKQEDQRHPKYKDKYKDIPYLNSSLFERNTLEGEAFEISALNNDEIAIYSGTVLKDANGKKQKGKLTTLEYLFKFLDAYNFATDGTEGIEDEQETKSLINASVLGLIFEKINGYKEGSIYTPAYITMYMCRETIRRTVVQKFKEQEEDQIETFQDLQSYCGKKFKVDDLKRLNSIVNSIKICDPAVGSGHFLVSALNELIVIKNELRILTDAKGMPLRCDIEIVNDELYVIDDRGALFEYNPTDKESVRVQHTLFHEKQTLIENCLFGVDINPNSVKICRLRLWIELLKNAYYTPQKRLQTLPNIDINIKCGNSLISRFNLDDDLKNAFRNRRNQETIKYSLKDYKNAVLEYKETNSKDRKREVLQIINEVKNNFQSTLTNSVLENYSKEQAKVVLEQERQNNLKLFDEKITAADKRVLKELKAKADKALTIKKEIVNNAVYHNSFEWRFEFPEVLNDEGQYIGFDAVIGNPPYVQMQSMKEMSKIYKTFKYATFQSSGDLYALFYEKGEQILASNGYLGFITGSAWMRANYGKSLRNFFINKTAIIELIDFSDCEIFDSATVLTNIMLFQKAKQNVSAKAIRFTKKDQHLLDNLKSVFDKKNIALENLTENSWVISDNETFKIKNKVEKKGVKLIDWNVKITYGFRTGYNIAYILNKELKEALIQMDLNNSELIKPMLRGRDINKWHPKFGELWLLIIKKGDSDYIEENFPTIVNYLNEHKLKLTERAQVKNGSHHWLELDNSPNDEYVKLFSKPKIIYPELTKFLNFTIDRNGDYVTNNKCFILTGEKIYWLTSFFNSKLWRYCFAENFPELQGNTRELRKVIFEQIPIKKISDKEEHKFKEKIEEILLLKKEGSEENIEFIVSQIDQMVYKLYDLTEEEIAIVENS; the protein is encoded by the coding sequence ATGAACAAAACAAATACCAGAAAAGCATTAAATCCTGCATATAGAAAACACAAACCTTTAAGAAAAGACGTTACAAACTTTATAGTACAATTACAAGATTGTATTAATGCTGTAAAATTAAGTGACGATAATGGAGAAAGTGAAGAACATATTAAATCTCATTTTACAACTTTTTTTAATACTACTTTTTATGCTAATAATTATATCAATACTAAAGACAGAATAGATTTAGCTATTTATTTAGAAGATAAACCAACATCTGATATAGGGGTAATTATAGAAGCAAAAAAGCCAAGTAACAAAGCCGAATTTTTAAGAGAAGACAATCTCAATAGAAAAGCATTACAAGAGTTGTTGTTATATTATTTAAGAGAAAGATTAGATAATAACAACAATAATATAAAACACCTAATTGCTACAAATGGCTATGAATGGTATTTGTTTAAAAGTGAAGATTTTTACAATTACTTCTTTAAAAACAAAGCCTTAATAAAAGAATATAAAGATTTTAGAGATGGTTTAAAAGACACTACTAAAAACGAATTATTTTACAATGAAATAGCTAAAAAATACATTGCAGAAATAGAGCAAGATTTGCCTTTTGTTCATTTAGATTTTACCAAGACCAATTTATCTAAACTAAAAGATGGTAATCTAAACACATTATATAAAATATTTTCTGATGTACATATTCTAGGGCATCCTTTTGGTAATGACAGTAACCAATTAAACAAAACATTCTATAATGAGTTATTGCACATTATTGGCTTAGAGGAAGTAAAAGACAAGGGCAAAAAGATAATAAATAGAAAAGAAGTTAAAGACAGAGATTACGCTTCTTTATTAGAAAATACAATATTTCATTTAGAAGATAGAGATTACTTATCTAACATAAAAAGTATTCCTAATGGTGTAGATAAACCTTTTAATGCAGGTTTAGAATTATGTTTAACGTGGGTAAATAGAATTTTATTCTTAAAATTATTAGAATCTCAATTATTAACCTATCATCAAAACGATGAAAAGTATAAATTCTTAAACGCAAAATTTATAAATGGTTTTGATGATTTAAATGATTTATTCTTTTCTGCATTAGCAAAACAAGAAGACCAAAGACACCCAAAATATAAAGACAAGTATAAAGACATACCTTACTTAAATAGTTCTTTATTTGAGCGCAATACGTTAGAAGGTGAAGCCTTTGAAATATCTGCTTTAAATAATGATGAAATTGCAATTTATAGCGGTACTGTTTTAAAAGATGCTAATGGTAAAAAGCAAAAAGGGAAACTTACTACATTAGAATATCTTTTTAAATTTTTAGATGCCTATAATTTTGCTACAGATGGTACAGAAGGTATAGAAGATGAGCAAGAAACCAAATCTTTAATTAACGCATCTGTTTTAGGTTTAATTTTCGAGAAGATAAACGGCTATAAAGAAGGTTCAATTTATACACCTGCATATATAACAATGTATATGTGTAGAGAAACGATAAGAAGAACAGTAGTTCAGAAGTTTAAAGAACAAGAAGAAGACCAAATAGAAACCTTTCAAGACTTGCAATCTTATTGCGGTAAGAAATTTAAAGTTGATGATTTAAAGCGATTAAATAGCATTGTAAATAGTATTAAAATTTGTGACCCAGCAGTAGGTTCTGGACACTTTTTAGTAAGTGCTTTAAATGAGTTAATCGTTATAAAAAACGAATTACGCATTTTAACAGATGCCAAAGGAATGCCTTTGCGTTGCGATATAGAAATTGTAAATGATGAATTGTATGTAATCGATGATAGAGGCGCATTATTTGAATACAACCCCACAGATAAAGAAAGTGTAAGAGTACAGCATACTTTATTTCACGAGAAACAAACTCTTATAGAAAACTGTTTGTTTGGCGTAGATATCAATCCAAATTCTGTAAAGATATGTAGACTTCGTTTATGGATAGAACTGCTTAAAAACGCATATTACACGCCTCAAAAAAGGTTACAAACATTACCTAACATAGATATTAATATTAAATGTGGTAACTCTTTAATTAGTCGATTTAATTTAGATGATGATTTAAAAAATGCCTTTAGAAACAGAAGGAATCAAGAAACTATAAAATATTCTCTTAAAGATTATAAAAACGCTGTTTTAGAGTATAAAGAGACCAATAGTAAAGACCGTAAAAGAGAAGTTTTACAAATAATAAATGAGGTTAAAAATAATTTTCAAAGTACACTTACTAATAGTGTTTTAGAAAATTATAGTAAAGAACAAGCGAAAGTGGTCTTAGAACAAGAGCGTCAAAATAATTTAAAATTATTTGATGAAAAAATAACAGCAGCAGACAAGAGAGTACTAAAAGAATTAAAGGCAAAGGCAGATAAAGCGTTAACAATTAAAAAAGAAATTGTAAATAATGCAGTTTATCATAACTCTTTTGAGTGGAGGTTCGAGTTTCCAGAGGTTTTAAATGATGAAGGTCAATATATTGGTTTTGATGCTGTAATTGGCAACCCTCCTTATGTACAGATGCAAAGTATGAAAGAAATGTCTAAAATTTATAAGACTTTTAAGTATGCTACTTTTCAAAGCTCAGGGGATTTATATGCGTTATTCTATGAAAAAGGAGAGCAAATATTAGCAAGTAATGGTTATTTAGGTTTTATAACAGGAAGTGCTTGGATGCGTGCAAATTATGGTAAATCTTTAAGAAACTTCTTTATTAATAAAACAGCTATTATAGAATTAATAGATTTTTCTGATTGTGAAATATTTGACTCTGCAACTGTACTAACCAATATTATGCTTTTTCAAAAAGCAAAACAAAATGTATCTGCAAAAGCTATTCGTTTTACAAAAAAAGACCAACATTTATTAGATAATTTAAAAAGTGTTTTTGATAAAAAAAATATAGCATTAGAAAATCTAACAGAAAATTCTTGGGTAATTTCAGATAATGAAACTTTTAAAATAAAAAATAAAGTTGAAAAAAAAGGTGTCAAATTAATTGATTGGAATGTTAAAATAACTTATGGTTTTAGAACAGGATATAATATTGCTTATATTCTAAATAAAGAATTAAAGGAAGCTTTGATTCAGATGGATTTGAATAACAGTGAATTAATAAAGCCTATGTTGCGAGGTCGTGACATTAATAAATGGCATCCTAAATTCGGTGAATTGTGGTTGCTTATTATTAAAAAAGGTGACAGTGATTATATAGAAGAAAACTTTCCAACAATTGTAAACTATCTAAATGAACATAAATTAAAATTAACAGAAAGAGCGCAAGTTAAAAATGGTTCTCATCATTGGTTAGAATTAGATAATAGCCCAAATGATGAGTATGTTAAACTTTTTTCAAAGCCAAAAATCATTTACCCTGAGCTAACTAAATTTTTAAATTTTACGATAGATAGAAATGGTGATTATGTAACGAATAATAAATGTTTTATTTTAACAGGTGAAAAAATATACTGGTTAACATCATTTTTTAATAGTAAGCTATGGAGGTATTGTTTCGCTGAAAACTTCCCAGAATTACAAGGAAATACAAGGGAATTACGTAAGGTTATTTTTGAGCAAATTCCAATAAAAAAAATATCTGATAAAGAAGAGCATAAGTTTAAAGAAAAGATTGAAGAAATTTTATTGCTTAAGAAAGAAGGTTCAGAAGAAAATATAGAATTCATTGTAAGTCAAATAGACCAGATGGTTTATAAATTATATGATTTAACAGAAGAAGAAATTGCAATTGTAGAGAATAGTTAA